The genomic region cgagctagtcaactagaggcttactagggacatgttggtgtctattattcacacatgtattacgatttccggataacacaattatagcatgaataaagacaattatcatgaacaaggaaatataataataatgcttttattattgcctctagggcatatttccaacagttttacCATTGTCCGTCGGCCTGCATGTCTATGGAAGAGAAAGAGTGTTGGAAGGATCATGAGGGCTTGTGTGATTCTCCACAATATGATAATCGAAGATGAGAGAGAGCAGACAAAAATTCATATTGACTTGAATGAGATTCCGGGGGCTTCATTTGCTCTACCTCCTGAAGTGAATGTTGGTGGTAATCTATGTTTCGCAGATGTGTTGCGTAGAAAAGCTACTATTCGTGCTCGTCCACAACATGCCCAACTTAAAAGTGATTTAGTCGAGCATATCTGGCATAAGTTTCAAAACAGCCATCATAATTAATCATGGTGGGATATTGATATCTGCATGTTCATATTCCTTTTTTTACTGTAACCTTGATATGTTACATGCATTTTTATTTCAGGAGTGAGCTGTGATGTGGTGATTGCGGCAGCTGTTACTTATAGGTATACTTTCTCTGATCTTAAATTGTTCTTTTCGTTAACCAAATAGTTCTGTACTCTATAGTTTAGTCAGTGTGAATGTATTATTGCTCAAGAAATTTATTTGATCTGCCAACATGCTTGTATAGAGAGTGAGATCTTCTTTATAGCTTGTTCCTCTTCCTATTGTTACAGTATTTGTTTGTACTGAACCTGTGTAGCTATACAGGATTTATAGAAGTGATTTTCTCTAGCATTACTACTCAGTGTTACTTCTTGATGTCACATGCTGTAAGTTTGCATTGGCTAAATTTTTAAGCTTGATCCGGTTCCTTTTCCATACAGTGGTTGAAAGTTATTGATGCAAATGAGTGGTTGCTCCTTTCCAGCGAAGTACCCTCCATGCTTTATGACTTTTGTCATCGTCCAGATCAAAACTATGATTGTTGCTTGTGGTTGTGAACGGCTTGTTTGCCGGAGATGTTATCTATTATGTTTGCTGAATGCTTACTTAAAGACTTATGTAATCTTAAGTAATTACTCATGATGCTATGGAGTAGTATGATGCTGTGTGACATGTTTGGAGTACTATGATGCTGTATGACATATGTTTGTTGCCTAAATGCCAGTCAGTCTTCCTATTTCCTGGTTGCATGGATGGCATGTATATGTATGCTCTTTGAAATGGCCACAAAGATGTTGTTTCCTGTAGATCACAGCAGATCATATGCACCTGCAAGCAATAAATACTTCATATTAAATGGAGCCATGCTAATAGCCAGCCAAAACGCCAGACTACTATATGAGAGAAGGCTTTATGATGACATGGCATTGCTATATAGCCAGCAGCCGGCTGTGCTATTATCTTTGCTCTAATAGCTGCGGTCTGCGGCGGCGACGCCCGAGGGAAAATCCTGGCGTGGCGAGGTGCCTTCCCGTTGTGTGGCCCGCTAAACGTGAGCCGTTGTTGGTCGGACCGAACCCCCAAAAATCAAGAATGtacttagagcaagtataataaggctGACTCAGCTGGCTATAAGCCCTTCCACCTCAGCCAAATCACATCTGGAGGGgagagaaagagggagagagaagcgAACGGGCGCTTCGTCAAGCGCCGGGCTGCGGCACAAGATACGAGAGCTTTGCGCCCGCTTGCAGCCCGTGGCGAGCGCTAGAGCCGGCGCTCTCGATCCCCTGCGCCTCTCCCGCCTCCCGCGCTTCTCCTTCCTCCTTCGCGCGCAAAAATCAGCCCGTGCCGTCGCCCCAAATAGCTTCCTCGCGCCAAATCAAGCCTTCCAAATTTCCCCAAATCGCCACCTCTCCCGAACCCTAGAACTGTCGCCGACACACATCAAGGAGATGGGTCAGCAGTCCAAACGGACGCGCGCGCCGGCACCTCGTGAAGCCCCTCCACCAGCGCCTCTGCTCACCCCGCCGCCAGCGCATCTCCTGGTCCCGCCGCCGGCGCATCTGCTGGTCTCGCCGGCGCCTAAGTCCGCCCCGCCGCCGGGGATCCCATCCGCCTTCCCTTCAAAGCAGAGAACAAGCACTTGGATCCCCCCAAGACCACAAGAGTCTCTGGCGGCTAGTCTGCAGCAAGCAAGTGAATCGGGTCCTACGGCTCAAGGTCCTTGTTGGGCACCGCCTGCCTGCATCGGTGACTCTACATCACCTTGGTACATGGCTGGCAATATGGACTACTCTGATCCACAAGTATGGTATGAATTTTCTCCATTGCTTATCTCAACTCTGAATCGTGGTGTCATTTCTTAGAGATGCTGACACAGTTGTATGATATGCTAGTTAGATGATACAACATCATAAATCTATCTACTACTCTACTGtctattttcagagttcatttttagtAGCTTAGTAATGATAGAAAAAGAAAAGTTTCTTCTGCTAGATGATCTTTCTTTGATGTACAGGAGCACGTGACTTCTCGTTTGCTGAATCTTGGATTGCAGTGTAGTGTAACTTTTCAGTTTCCACATGATAGTGTGTATGATATATGACTGCATAAACTATTTTTCCTTTAAATAGTTGCTGTGATCAATTCAGTTTTTTCCTTTAAATACTTGTTGTGATCAATTCAGATTTTTCTTTTAAATAGTTGTTGTGATCAATTCAGATTATTTTTCCTTTAAATAGTTGCTGTGATCAACTAGTATGCATCTCAAATGTATTGTATTCAGATTTTACAAATTTGAGTATATACTTGCATGTAGTTCGGTGCTGATCGCTCTTCGTTTCTTTATGTCGTTGAGCAGGGGAGTGGATTCTCACCCACCTGGTGGTTACCTTAGTTACTTTCAGAACACGGCAGGCCCCACACAACCTATGCACAATGGGAGTTCACCGCAACCAGTCAATGCTGGCGATGACACAAATGGTGGTGATTGTGGAAGGACCGAAAAACGCTTGCTATGGACAAAACAAGAAGATCTTCGATTGGTATGTCTCTTTTTGCATTCATGCTGGCTCCATGTGTTTCATTACTAGCAAATTCAATTAACCCCTTCTGATAATATTGTAGGTCAGTGCTTGGTTGAATAATTCCAATGACCCAATCCAATCAAACTACAGGAAGAATGAACAATATTGGAAAGATGTTACTGCTGTCTACAATAGTACCACCCCAAAAAACAGGGAACGACTAGTCAAGCAAGTGAAAGATCGCTTTGGGAGAATTAAGAAAAGGGTTGCATGGTTTTGTGCGAGTTATAAGGAGGCTAGTGCTTTGTATGCTAGTGGTGAATCTGATGCAGATTTAAAGAAGAGGGCAATGCAAACTTATGAGGAAGATCACAAAAAAGATGGTCCGTTTATGTTTGAGCATTGCTGGGAGATTCTTAAAAAGGAACCAAAATGGGACGCATATTTGGAACGCCTAGAAGATCTGGAGCCGGACAAGAGGAAGTTTAGTGTTGATGATGAAGTAGGGAAGCATTCCActatagatgatgatgatgatgaagatgaacgTCCACCGGGTGGCAAGCAAGCTAAGGAGAAGCAGAAACGAAAAAGAAAGGATGAAGTTTGTATAATAGATCTTGAAGATGGGCTTCAAAAGTTTGTAGATGCCCAGAATGCAGCAAATGAAGGCCGCAAAGAGATGTTAGAGACCCAAAGGCATGTTTCTGCTGAGAATCTTGAAGCACGGAAGCTTGCTCACCTTGCGGCAAAAGATCACAAAGAGTCGGTCATGCTAGAAACATATCGCTCATTGGTGATGCAAGACACAACCGGGATGCCTGAAGATGTGAGATCTGAGCATGTGTTGGCATTGAAGTGTTTAAGGGAGAAGCTATTTGGCAAAATGGTCTAAGGTATTTCCTACTGTCCGTTGTCTTAATTAAAAGTGGTCATGTACTTAAATTGTAGTCAATGGTCCAGTACTCTAGTTACATTGTAGTCAATGCAGTCCAGATAACCATGCAATAGTGGAAAAACTCATCTAGTCAATAGTCAAATTATACTTAACTTCTATGCATTCCAGATAACCATGGAGTGGAAAAACTCATGTAGTCAATAGTCAAATTACACTTAACTTCTATGCAGTCCATAGTAATTGTACGCCCAGGTAAACAAGACACATCCATATAATGCTCCATCTCCTCTTCAAACTCTTCCACCCAAACCCATCTTCCTTCCTCTACTTCTCATCTTCCTACCAAGCCTACCGACCCATCTTCCTCACCCACCATGTCCGATTCATCATCATACACATATGATTCTGATGAGCTAGCCCCATCCAAAATCATGGAAGCCTATGTTGCTGAGCAAAACGTCCTAGACTCCTTTGCTGAGAGGCTCATGATAAAAATCAAGGCTAGGCTCGGATATGGATCATTGCAGCGACGATACGGTCCAAGGAAGGTCATTCGGAGGGATCATGAAGGTGCTCACGAGCGTCTGGTGGAGGATTACTTTGATGCAGATCCACTCTACCCCGAGAGTATGTTTCGTACAAGATTCCGTATGAATAGAGGTCTCTTCCTCTGCATTGTGAATGCCCTAGGTGAGTGGTCCCCCTATTTCACTTATAGGGCAGATTGTTCTGGTAGAATAGGGCTCTCGCCATTGCAAAAGTGTACAGCAGCCATGCGCATGCTAGCCTATGGCACCCCTGCAGACGCACTTGATGAGTACTTGAAGATTGGGAAGTGCACTGCATTAGAGTGTTTGGACAAGTTTGCAAAGGGGGTGATTCAGGTTTTTGGTGGGGAGTACTTGCGACGCCCCACACGGGAGGATGTTGAGCGTCTTCTTCAGGTTAACGAGTCTCGAGGTTTCCCTGGAATGCTAGGaagtattgattgcatgcattggcgaTGGGAGAAGTGTCCTCTTGCATGGAGGGGGCAATTCACCCGCGGCGATTATGGAGTACCAACGATGATCCTAGAAGCCGTTGCTTCCCAGGACCTTCGTATTTGGCATGCTTTTTTTGGAGTTGCTGGGTCAAATAATGATCTGAATGTGCTCAATCAATCCCCACTGTTTTTTGATGCACTGAAAGGAGAAGCCCCTCAAGTCCAATTTTCTGTCAATGGGAATGAGTATACCACAGGTTACTACCTTGCTGATGGTATATACCCAGAATGGGCTGCCTTCATGAAGACTATACCACTTCCCCAAATAGAGAAGCACAAGTTGTTTGCCCAGAAGCAAGAAGGGGCAAGGAAAGATGTCGAGCGCGCTTTTGGGGTATTACAGTCCCGTTTTACCATTGTCCGTCGGCCTGCACGTCTATGGAAGAGAAAGAGTGTTGGAAGGATCATGAGGGCTTGTGTGATTCTCCACAATATGATAATCGAAGATGAGAGAGAGCAGGCAAAAATTCATATTGACTTGAATGAGATTCCGGGGGCTTCATTTGCTCTACCTCCCGAAGTGAATGTTGGTGGTAATCTATGTTTCGCAGATGTGTTGCGTAGAAAATCTACTATTCATGCTCGTCCACAGCATGCCCAACTTAAAAGTGATTTAGTCGAGCATATCTTGCATAAGTTTCAAAACAGCCATCATAATTAATCATGGTGGGATATTGATATCTGCATGTTCATATTCCTTTTTTTTACTGTAACCTTGATATGTTACATGCATTTTTATTTCAGGAGTGAGCTGTGATGTGGTGATTGCGGCAGCTGTTACTTATAGGTATACTTTCTCTGATCTTAAATTGTTCTTTTCGTTAATCAAATAGTTCTGTACTCTATTGCTTAGTCAGTGTGAATGTATTATTGCTCAAGAAATTTATTTGATCCGCCAACATGCTTGTATAGAGAGTGAA from Triticum aestivum cultivar Chinese Spring chromosome 4A, IWGSC CS RefSeq v2.1, whole genome shotgun sequence harbors:
- the LOC123081804 gene encoding uncharacterized protein isoform X1, which codes for MGQQSKRTRAPAPREAPPPAPLLTPPPAHLLVPPPAHLLVSPAPKSAPPPGIPSAFPSKQRTSTWIPPRPQESLAASLQQASESGPTAQGPCWAPPACIGDSTSPWYMAGNMDYSDPQVWGVDSHPPGGYLSYFQNTAGPTQPMHNGSSPQPVNAGDDTNGGDCGRTEKRLLWTKQEDLRLVSAWLNNSNDPIQSNYRKNEQYWKDVTAVYNSTTPKNRERLVKQVKDRFGRIKKRVAWFCASYKEASALYASGESDADLKKRAMQTYEEDHKKDGPFMFEHCWEILKKEPKWDAYLERLEDLEPDKRKFSVDDEVGKHSTIDDDDDEDERPPGGKQAKEKQKRKRKDEVCIIDLEDGLQKFVDAQNAANEGRKEMLETQRHVSAENLEARKLAHLAAKDHKESVMLETYRSLVMQDTTGMPEDVRSEHVLALKCLREKLFGKMV
- the LOC123081804 gene encoding uncharacterized protein isoform X2 gives rise to the protein MNRGLFLCIVNALGEWSPYFTYRADCSGRIGLSPLQKCTAAMRMLAYGTPADALDEYLKIGKCTALECLDKFAKGVIQVFGGEYLRRPTREDVERLLQVNESRGFPGMLGSIDCMHWRWEKCPLAWRGQFTRGDYGVPTMILEAVASQDLRIWHAFFGVAGSNNDLNVLNQSPLFFDALKGEAPQVQFSVNGNEYTTGYYLADGIYPEWAAFMKTIPLPQIEKHKLFAQKQEGARKDVERAFGVLQSRFTIVRRPARLWKRKSVGRIMRACVILHNMIIEDEREQAKIHIDLNEIPGASFALPPEVNVGGVSCDVVIAAAVTYSG